Proteins from a single region of Nitrososphaerota archaeon:
- a CDS encoding J domain-containing protein — translation MIERDFYGILGVPKTASGVEIKAAYRKLAPQYHPDRNSSPEAEARFKEISEAYFVLSNPEKRRLYDVLGPEKYDDPREVLFYRLNQETARREEEREWEAKKSALDSSTAGSVAFIVFFLLILDFAIPSWVLGPWFYVINVFLILGVLVGVYDLAKS, via the coding sequence ATGATCGAGAGGGACTTCTACGGCATCCTTGGCGTCCCGAAGACGGCTTCGGGTGTAGAGATCAAAGCAGCTTACAGGAAGCTGGCACCCCAGTACCACCCGGACCGGAACAGTTCTCCGGAAGCGGAGGCAAGATTCAAGGAGATCTCGGAGGCCTACTTCGTCCTCTCCAATCCCGAGAAGCGCAGGCTGTACGATGTGCTTGGTCCCGAGAAGTATGACGACCCGCGGGAGGTCCTGTTCTACCGGCTGAACCAGGAAACGGCCAGGCGCGAAGAAGAAAGAGAGTGGGAAGCCAAGAAATCAGCCCTCGACAGCAGCACGGCCGGATCGGTAGCGTTCATCGTCTTCTTCCTGTTGATCCTTGATTTCGCGATACCTTCATGGGTCCTTGGCCCGTGGTTCTACGTCATCAACGTCTTCCTCATCCTCGGGGTACTAGTAGGAGTTTACGACTTGGCGAAGTCGTAA
- a CDS encoding site-specific integrase, whose amino-acid sequence MDQLEESSVATLRASGKLAHQTKENYILRIRAYLRRVGMSPDQFIQTVSTDPKAFEEDFVRFIAEVSRGSASSTTAFWRDSLRRFLEINRVKGVDWDYVNQFIPKVRKSGQDRAPTLEEIRKVVAVADLRTKCLILFLTSSGARIGSTEYLRWRDIQEVEFEGWKLANVTIYRGEPEEYDSFASPECYDYLLKYREIREKVGEVITPSSPVFVREVNKRRFDQSKVKPVGVRTLKNQMGELLNQMKMREKLTDTKNYRSYEWKQCHSFRKFFKTRMEMSGVKPIITEMLMGHTIGVSGSYMKPTQDEMVSEYVKAIPNLTILSGSGERGDRNAEFKREILLKVGGYSKEEIDKLNLAEMGDTTIQKMVRERLLGATANNGNHQRAIPVSEVEAYLTEGWEYVATLPTGKVVLKLPN is encoded by the coding sequence ATGGACCAGTTAGAAGAGTCGTCTGTCGCGACCCTCAGGGCGTCGGGGAAGCTCGCGCATCAGACCAAGGAGAACTACATCCTCAGGATAAGGGCGTATCTCAGGCGGGTGGGGATGTCCCCCGACCAATTCATCCAAACTGTCAGTACAGACCCGAAGGCGTTCGAGGAGGATTTCGTCAGGTTCATCGCCGAGGTGAGCAGGGGCTCGGCTTCTTCCACCACCGCGTTCTGGCGGGACTCCCTTCGGAGGTTCCTTGAGATCAACAGGGTGAAGGGGGTCGATTGGGACTACGTCAACCAGTTCATCCCGAAGGTGAGGAAGTCGGGCCAGGACAGGGCGCCGACGCTCGAGGAGATCCGCAAGGTGGTGGCGGTCGCAGACCTCAGGACGAAGTGCCTCATACTCTTCCTGACATCATCCGGCGCAAGGATTGGTTCGACGGAGTACCTCCGGTGGAGGGACATACAGGAGGTGGAGTTCGAGGGGTGGAAGCTCGCCAATGTCACGATCTACAGGGGCGAACCGGAGGAGTATGACAGCTTCGCTTCACCGGAGTGCTACGATTACCTACTGAAGTACCGGGAGATCCGCGAGAAAGTGGGGGAGGTCATCACCCCTTCGTCCCCGGTCTTCGTCAGAGAAGTGAACAAGAGGCGGTTCGACCAGAGCAAGGTGAAGCCGGTCGGCGTCAGGACCCTGAAGAACCAGATGGGGGAGCTCCTGAACCAGATGAAGATGAGGGAGAAGCTCACCGACACCAAGAACTACCGGAGCTACGAGTGGAAACAGTGCCATTCTTTCAGGAAGTTCTTCAAGACAAGGATGGAGATGTCCGGGGTCAAGCCTATCATTACGGAGATGCTGATGGGGCACACGATCGGTGTGTCTGGGAGCTACATGAAGCCGACTCAGGATGAGATGGTCAGCGAATATGTGAAGGCGATCCCCAACCTGACGATCCTCAGCGGGTCGGGAGAGAGAGGAGACAGGAATGCCGAGTTCAAGCGGGAGATCCTCCTCAAGGTGGGTGGGTACAGCAAGGAGGAAATCGATAAGCTCAACCTTGCAGAAATGGGGGACACGACGATTCAGAAGATGGTACGGGAAAGGCTGCTTGGGGCTACGGCGAACAACGGGAATCACCAAAGGGCCATACCAGTCAGCGAGGTCGAGGCCTATCTGACGGAGGGGTGGGAGTACGTGGCGACGTTGCCTACCGGAAAGGTCGTGCTGAAGCTTCCCAACTAG
- a CDS encoding metallophosphoesterase family protein gives MSRTSITIGFIVDIHGKPETMTWLEESVHRYDVVAIGGDIGELSLLYRIVDFAIYKPVFIVLGNHDYPVREMFAAKKVLHGTSTRFGGYTIGGLGGSLPVQGGPLELDETEYLVLTKNLGPVDVLISHQPPINTKTDLSYDGSTETGTRNIGSIAIRKYIEETQPLLALVGHVHESPGVDTVGRTTIVNPGPFMTGNYAEVVLTNQDKPRVELRNKGAGASQERPKS, from the coding sequence ATGAGCCGGACTTCGATCACAATCGGGTTCATCGTCGATATCCACGGCAAACCGGAAACGATGACCTGGCTGGAGGAGTCTGTGCATAGATACGACGTGGTCGCAATAGGGGGTGACATAGGAGAGTTGTCCCTCCTCTACAGGATCGTCGATTTCGCCATCTACAAGCCGGTGTTCATTGTGCTGGGCAACCACGACTACCCCGTAAGAGAGATGTTCGCCGCAAAGAAAGTCCTGCACGGGACCTCAACCAGGTTCGGTGGGTATACAATAGGTGGGCTGGGAGGCTCCCTTCCTGTCCAGGGAGGGCCCCTCGAACTGGACGAGACGGAGTACCTCGTCCTGACCAAGAACCTTGGACCTGTAGACGTCCTGATATCGCACCAGCCGCCAATTAACACCAAGACCGACCTCTCTTACGATGGTTCGACCGAAACAGGCACAAGAAACATCGGATCGATTGCCATAAGGAAGTACATCGAGGAGACTCAACCTCTCCTGGCCCTCGTCGGGCATGTCCACGAAAGCCCTGGAGTCGACACGGTAGGGAGGACAACAATTGTCAATCCAGGGCCTTTCATGACCGGCAACTATGCAGAAGTGGTCCTGACGAACCAAGACAAACCCCGGGTAGAATTGAGGAACAAGGGGGCCGGAGCCTCACAAGAACGGCCGAAGTCTTGA
- a CDS encoding HEPN domain-containing protein, protein MSKTVNKSLYRNYLQKAEEMLDVAEYAAKQSKNNAAVTASVHCAINAIDALSVFYLGKRHSGGHEGAVGAVKGAVDSSEFKELSKQFGGLIALKNEAEYQPDLMKPSQARDAVTRAGRILSKVKQKLP, encoded by the coding sequence ATGTCCAAGACCGTCAATAAGAGCCTCTACAGGAACTACCTGCAGAAGGCAGAGGAGATGCTCGACGTCGCGGAGTACGCTGCGAAACAGTCGAAGAACAATGCCGCAGTTACGGCGTCTGTCCACTGTGCGATCAATGCCATAGACGCACTTTCTGTCTTCTATCTTGGGAAACGCCACAGCGGAGGACATGAAGGAGCAGTAGGTGCCGTCAAGGGGGCGGTTGATTCGTCCGAATTCAAGGAGTTGTCCAAGCAGTTCGGAGGTCTGATTGCCCTGAAGAACGAAGCCGAATACCAGCCCGACCTGATGAAGCCCTCTCAGGCACGAGACGCCGTTACCAGGGCGGGCAGGATTCTGTCGAAAGTCAAACAGAAACTTCCCTGA
- a CDS encoding nucleotidyltransferase domain-containing protein, whose amino-acid sequence MSLHDYLTEVLGSKASIRVLKTLVRYRGKVFTMRDLARTAGLSHPEVALVARTLEKRGVVRLQPVGRAQQVILNEESYVLNSIVWPAIKAEEDTLSAILSTIRPFFEDRSIRSVAVFGSAAKGLEGKQSDIDIFVVAGDRQLASERVADASAETVSKFGFGLSPLIMDEATFARKKNKDLGRSILESYRMVWGKDLRKIGDVQDRQ is encoded by the coding sequence GTGTCCCTCCACGACTACCTGACCGAGGTCCTGGGCAGCAAGGCCAGCATTAGAGTGCTCAAGACTTTGGTCCGCTACAGGGGGAAGGTGTTCACCATGAGGGACTTGGCGAGGACGGCTGGCCTGTCGCACCCCGAAGTCGCCCTTGTGGCCAGGACTCTGGAAAAAAGAGGGGTTGTGAGGCTCCAACCTGTTGGGAGGGCCCAGCAGGTCATCCTGAACGAGGAGAGCTACGTGCTGAATTCGATAGTCTGGCCCGCGATCAAAGCCGAGGAAGATACCCTCAGTGCGATCTTGTCCACGATCAGGCCGTTCTTTGAAGACAGGTCGATCAGATCGGTGGCCGTCTTCGGGAGCGCTGCGAAGGGACTCGAGGGGAAGCAGAGCGACATCGACATATTCGTCGTAGCGGGTGACAGACAGCTCGCCAGCGAGCGCGTTGCGGACGCCTCCGCCGAAACTGTTTCGAAGTTCGGATTTGGGTTGTCTCCCTTGATCATGGACGAAGCCACGTTCGCCAGAAAGAAGAACAAGGATCTGGGTAGGTCGATACTCGAGTCCTACAGGATGGTCTGGGGCAAAGACCTGAGGAAGATAGGAGATGTCCAAGACCGTCAATAA
- a CDS encoding DUF47 family protein: protein MKIRFLVAGEKGIFERLKGLAEKAREETPLATRLFRERLDDPSVLEKIKALEKESDELTFKLSEDIMNGAVNPSVLRDLLHVSDLMDGIFDDYYFVAREVNRIVMSGIELPMLEKMVQTFVKMIGLADRELETFEKLLEAGSMEEARSLRKDIEALEEQGDELKDSGFDSLYANRGLFDYFSFQHYTEVMRKLDHIQDGVEDMSDLVIAIANAISR, encoded by the coding sequence TTGAAGATCAGGTTCCTCGTGGCCGGAGAGAAGGGGATATTCGAGCGCCTGAAGGGGCTCGCCGAAAAGGCGCGGGAAGAGACACCGCTCGCCACCAGGCTGTTCCGGGAGCGCCTGGACGACCCCAGCGTGCTCGAAAAAATCAAAGCTCTAGAGAAGGAGAGCGACGAGCTGACCTTCAAGCTCAGCGAGGACATCATGAACGGCGCCGTCAACCCGTCAGTCCTCAGGGACCTCCTCCACGTGTCCGACCTGATGGACGGCATTTTCGACGACTACTACTTCGTCGCCCGCGAGGTGAACAGGATCGTGATGAGCGGCATCGAGCTCCCGATGCTCGAAAAGATGGTCCAGACCTTCGTGAAGATGATCGGCCTCGCCGACAGGGAGCTGGAGACGTTCGAGAAGCTCCTGGAGGCCGGAAGCATGGAGGAGGCGAGGTCGCTCAGGAAAGACATCGAAGCTCTGGAGGAGCAGGGGGACGAGCTCAAGGACTCCGGCTTCGACTCCTTGTACGCGAACCGCGGCCTCTTCGACTACTTTTCGTTCCAGCACTACACCGAAGTGATGAGGAAGCTGGACCACATACAGGACGGAGTGGAGGACATGTCCGACCTCGTCATCGCGATCGCTAACGCCATCTCAAGGTGA
- a CDS encoding inorganic phosphate transporter: MDVLGALLLAVATLLVLIVSGNNAQACVGNLIGARVVRRKTALALEAAGVSLGLLFQGTSMATAASHLARGLSAEVLLVVLALSLVLFTAAQLVRLPLPLTLTLPALLAGVSLGFSEYFFLMILVWVAAPVAALLATPLITRLASRLGANSFWTKVEAYKALLLLVSFGFAFTLGANTIGLIVAVEGFGALSVALAIIGVVLGTFFLSAGVIRRVSTEMFDLGYSNATSSMLTSALLVEASTLAGIPMSNTMVQNAAVFGAGLSYKTRFFSARPFYLVALGWLVFPAVGIAAGVLVSLLL, from the coding sequence TTGGACGTCCTCGGAGCCCTCCTGCTAGCGGTCGCCACCCTTCTGGTTCTCATCGTCTCGGGGAACAACGCCCAGGCGTGCGTGGGGAACCTCATAGGCGCACGGGTGGTCAGGAGGAAGACGGCGCTGGCCCTGGAGGCGGCCGGGGTGTCTCTCGGGCTCCTGTTCCAGGGGACCAGCATGGCGACCGCCGCCTCTCATCTGGCCAGGGGGCTCTCCGCCGAGGTTCTCCTGGTCGTCTTGGCGCTGAGCCTGGTGCTCTTCACGGCCGCGCAGCTCGTCCGGCTCCCCCTCCCGCTGACGCTCACCCTCCCTGCGCTCCTCGCGGGGGTCTCCCTGGGATTCAGCGAATACTTCTTCCTGATGATACTGGTGTGGGTCGCCGCCCCCGTCGCGGCGCTCCTAGCCACCCCCCTGATCACAAGACTCGCGTCCAGGCTGGGGGCCAACAGCTTCTGGACAAAAGTGGAGGCATACAAGGCGCTCCTTCTCCTGGTATCGTTCGGGTTCGCCTTCACCCTGGGGGCGAACACGATAGGGCTGATAGTCGCGGTCGAAGGTTTCGGCGCGCTTTCGGTCGCGCTCGCGATAATCGGAGTCGTCCTCGGCACCTTCTTCCTCAGCGCCGGGGTGATCAGGAGGGTGAGCACCGAGATGTTCGACCTCGGGTACTCGAACGCGACGTCGTCGATGCTGACTTCTGCTCTCCTGGTGGAGGCTTCCACCCTGGCGGGGATCCCCATGTCCAACACCATGGTCCAGAACGCGGCGGTCTTCGGGGCAGGGCTCTCGTACAAGACCAGGTTCTTCTCTGCCAGGCCGTTCTATCTGGTGGCCCTTGGGTGGCTCGTCTTTCCGGCCGTGGGCATCGCCGCCGGTGTGCTTGTCTCCCTTCTCCTGTGA
- a CDS encoding RDD family protein, with translation MAGVFCQSCGKEMPDGAAYCPGCGAQASASSGASPTSRGFDALTKDRKAQEYWFERLLAYVVDAIIVFVALAIVGAIVAFPLFFAGVSVRSAFGPYAIVGGLIFVLYFALMESSSGATFGKRLFHLKVVSKSGSNPTLGEAFVRNLSKFYPLLLLLDVIAGLALSKGYQQRFSDHFLGTSVAHA, from the coding sequence TTGGCAGGGGTGTTCTGTCAGAGCTGCGGGAAGGAGATGCCTGACGGCGCCGCTTACTGTCCCGGCTGCGGGGCCCAGGCGAGCGCCTCCTCAGGCGCTTCTCCGACATCCAGGGGCTTCGACGCGCTCACAAAGGACCGGAAGGCCCAGGAGTACTGGTTCGAGAGGCTCCTTGCATACGTCGTGGACGCGATCATCGTCTTCGTGGCTCTCGCCATAGTCGGGGCCATCGTAGCGTTTCCGCTCTTCTTCGCCGGCGTTTCGGTTCGTTCCGCCTTCGGTCCGTACGCCATCGTCGGAGGCCTCATCTTCGTCCTCTACTTCGCCCTGATGGAGTCATCATCGGGGGCGACCTTCGGCAAGAGGCTCTTCCATCTCAAGGTCGTCTCGAAGTCCGGCTCGAACCCCACTCTGGGGGAAGCCTTCGTCAGGAACCTAAGCAAGTTCTATCCGCTCCTGCTCCTCCTGGACGTCATAGCCGGTCTCGCCCTGTCGAAGGGGTACCAGCAGCGCTTCAGCGACCACTTTCTCGGGACGAGCGTGGCCCACGCCTGA
- the hflX gene encoding GTPase HflX — translation MGAEFGTRAIVVTYPDEFAKREILELAKAGGYEVAEVVTQRAIIRSEYGVGSGKAQELEGKVAESKADVIIIDESVTSAQANNLSKLTHAAVVDRERLILNIFAKRAATTEAKLQVQLAELRYELPRARDEVRHSTKGEQAGFMGMGEYEVDVRFRTLKRQMGFIKQKLEKTRTVRDLHAAERKKLGVPFVSLAGYTSSGKTTLFNRLTAESKEISPDLFTTLTTTIRMVTFPKSKNKVLLSDTVGFISRLPAYLVESFKSTLDELRHADLVLLMVDASESPESIGIKLTSCRDTLSELEVDPAKVILVLNKVDLLDSKTRAGIQADPLFSDYTTVKVSAVRGDGMRQLRNRILELAGGRRESRAAVQGKR, via the coding sequence TTGGGAGCGGAGTTCGGCACCAGGGCGATAGTGGTCACCTACCCCGACGAGTTCGCCAAACGCGAGATACTCGAGCTCGCGAAGGCCGGCGGGTACGAGGTGGCAGAGGTGGTGACCCAGAGGGCGATCATCCGGTCCGAATACGGGGTCGGGTCGGGGAAGGCTCAGGAGCTGGAGGGGAAGGTGGCTGAGAGCAAGGCAGACGTCATCATAATCGACGAGAGCGTCACCTCCGCCCAGGCGAACAACCTGTCGAAGCTGACCCATGCGGCCGTCGTCGACAGGGAGAGGCTGATACTGAACATATTCGCGAAGCGGGCCGCGACCACGGAGGCGAAGCTCCAGGTCCAGCTGGCCGAACTCCGCTACGAGCTCCCCAGGGCGAGGGACGAGGTGCGCCATTCGACCAAGGGAGAGCAGGCGGGGTTCATGGGGATGGGGGAGTACGAGGTCGACGTCAGGTTCAGGACCCTCAAGCGCCAGATGGGGTTCATCAAGCAAAAGCTCGAGAAGACCAGGACGGTCAGGGACCTCCACGCGGCGGAGAGGAAGAAGCTCGGCGTCCCCTTCGTGTCGCTCGCGGGGTACACCAGCAGCGGAAAGACCACCCTCTTCAACCGTCTGACAGCGGAGTCGAAGGAGATTTCACCGGACCTCTTCACAACCCTCACCACCACTATCCGCATGGTCACTTTTCCAAAGTCGAAGAACAAGGTCCTCCTCTCCGACACGGTCGGGTTCATCTCCCGGCTCCCGGCCTACCTCGTCGAGTCGTTCAAGTCGACCCTGGATGAGCTCAGGCACGCTGACCTCGTCCTGCTCATGGTCGACGCGAGCGAGAGCCCTGAGAGCATCGGGATCAAGCTCACCAGCTGCAGGGACACCCTTAGCGAGCTCGAGGTCGACCCGGCAAAGGTGATCCTGGTCTTGAACAAGGTGGACCTGCTGGACTCGAAGACGAGGGCGGGAATCCAGGCAGACCCACTCTTCAGCGACTATACCACCGTCAAGGTGTCTGCGGTGAGAGGGGACGGGATGAGGCAGCTCAGGAACAGGATTCTGGAGCTCGCCGGAGGCCGGCGGGAATCCAGGGCGGCCGTTCAGGGGAAGCGGTGA